A segment of the Terribacillus aidingensis genome:
GTTCACACAACTGAAGGAACGCAGCAATAAGGCCGCCAATATGCTGAAATCTTTCGGTGCAGCAAAAGGAGACCGCGTCTTTTTGTTCATGCCTCGCTGTCCTGATTTTTACGCAAGCTTTTTTGGTATTCTCAAAATTGGCGCTGTAGCCGGACCATTATTCGAAGCATTCATGGAACAGGCAGTAGAAGATCGACTGAAGGACAGCGGCGCTAGCATCTTGATAACAACGGCAGAACTGCTGCCGCGCGTTAACAGGGATAATTTGCCCGAATTGAAGGAAGTCATTGTACTTAACTGTGAAACAGATGGACTACATGACTATACAGAACTGATGGATCAGGCATCAACCGAATTCGAGCCTGTGTGGCTGGATAAGGAGGATGGTATGCTGCTGCATTATACCTCTGGTTCCACTGGGAAGCCGAAAGGTGTTTATCATGCACATCGTGCGATGGTACAGCATTATGCCACTGGCAAATGGATCTTGGATTTGCAGGAGGATGATGTGTACTGGTGCACAGCTGATCCTGGCTGGGTGACAGGTACAAGTTACGGCATATTCGGACCTTGGCTGAACGGGGCAACAAATGTTATTGCCGGGGGCCGTTTTACACCGGAAGCTTGGTATAAGGTCATTGAGAAACATAAGGTAACGGTCTGGTATACAGCCCCGACTGCTTTGCGGAAGCTGGCCGCTGCAGGTGATGAGGTTGCTCATTCCTATGATTTGTCCTCGCTTCGCCATGTCCTCAGTGTGGGGGAGCCTCTCAACCCGGAAATCATTTATTGGGCAGAAGAAGTTTACGGCAAACGCATTCATGATACATGGTGGATGACAGAAACAGGTGCCATGCTCATCGTCAATCACCCTACACTGCCAATCAAGCCAGGGGCGATGGGCAAACCGATACCAGGTGTAGAAGCAGCGATAGTTGATGATGCCGGGAATGTACTGCCGCCTCATACGAGCGGAAATCTTGCAGTAAAGGCAGGCTGGCCATCGATGATGAAAACGATTTGGGGCAATCAAGAGAAGTTTGACAGCTATTTCATCAACGGCTGGTATGTATCAGGGGATAGCGCCAAGATGGATGAAGAAGGCTATTTCTGGTTCGAAGGTCGTTTGGATGACGTGATCAACACATCTGGAAAATTGGTCGGACCTTTTGAAGTGGAAAGTAAGCTTATCGAGCACTATGCTGTTACTGAAGCAGCGGTAATCGGAAAACCGGATGAAGAGCGCGGAGAGATCATCAAAGCCTTCATCACACTGGATAAGGGGCATAAAGATTCCATGGAGCTGCGCGAAGAAATCCGGCAGTTCATTAAAAAAGGACTGAGTGCGCATGCAGCACCAAGGGAAATTGAGATTGTCACCTCAATTCCAAAGACAAGAAGCGGCAAAATCATGCGTCGTCTGCTTCGTGCCAAAGAGCTCGGACTGCCGCTGGGTGATACATCTACTTTAGAGGAATAACAGGTTTAATCGACTGACCACGTGGAAGTATACATTGTGTGATACTTTATAAAAGGAGTGTTAGACAATGGCTAAAATTGCAACTGTCATTACCGATACGTTTGAAGATGTAGAATATACGGATCCGGCGAAAGCATTTAAAGAAGCTGGGCATGAAGTAACAACAATTGAATTTGAATCAGGTAAAAGTGTAACAGGTAAACAAGGAGAAGCGACAGTGTCCATCGATAAAGGCATCGATGATGTAAACCCATCAGATTTTGATGCACTGTTCATTCCAGGTGGGAACTCACCTGATAACTTACGTGCAGATGATCGATTTGTTAATTTCGCGAAGCATTTCATGGATGAAAAGAAACCTGTTTTCGCAATTTGTCACGGTCCGCAGCTGCTGATTACCGCTAAGACACTTGAGGGACGAAAAGCGACAGGATATAAATCTATTCAAGTCGATATGGAATATGCTGGTGCAACAGTCGAAGACAAGGAAGTTGTCGTATGTCAGAATCAGCTGGTTACGAGCAGACAGCCGGATGATATTCCAGCTTTCATCGAGGAATCCTTGAAGCTATTGAAATAAGAACAAATATGACTCCCGGCTATATGCCGGGAGTTTTTCATAGGAGGGATAATATGATCGTTCGACATAATGACGAAGGTAAAACGGTGTTGATAGCTCAGCATGCCCATGCGGCTATTTCCGGGGAAATAGCCAGGCATTGGCGAAAGGATGATTCAGATTCACCTGTTCAGCGTCCTGAGACTATCATGGCCATCGACCAGCACGACCGAGCTTGGATTCCGTTGGATGAAGTACCAAAGCGAAAGCCTGATGGGGAAGGTTTTTATAGCTTTATCGATTATCCTTTAACGGACAAGCTGCGTGCATATCAGCAGGGCATCATGGAAGTACGGGAACAATCCCGCTATGCAGCTATATTGTGCAGCCGGCATTATTGCTCGTTCTTTTCCAACCACACAGAAGATGAGCAGATAAAAGCATTCTTGGATCGGGAGCATGGATTGCAGCAAGCTGACATACAAACACTTACTTCAGCCGAAAGTGCTACGTTGGATATTGATCAAAAGATGCTTTCTTTCTGTGATGATGTTTCTTTGTACCTGTGTATGAATCAGCCGGGAGTATCTAAGCAGAATGAAGTGAAATGGTTCCGGGATGGTTTCGGGGAAAAGTTTTCTTTTGCCGATAAGGTTATCGGAGAATGGGTATCGTCTGTGGAAGTCAAACTGACACCTTCACCGCTCGAAAGTCCTGTCCGTGTTGCCATTCCACAAGTGGTAGTGGACGGAGATGAGTTCCGTGAAGAGAAGCTCTGGGTGACGGTGACATGAAAAAAGAGCAGTAGATTTACTGCTCTCATAGCTTTCTGATTGTGAAATTATCGGTAAGTAACAGCCAGTTCTGCGGAAAGGAAAGACCAAGCTTCCAATAACTGATTCCGCGCAAGTTCAACTCCTTGATCAAATTGAACTTTGCCTGGATGGAGCGGGCATCTTCAAACCATACCTCATGCTGTGCACCAGCAGCTGTATATCTGAAGAAAGGTGCTTGCGCAGTAGTGTCGTATTGAATCGAAGCATTATTTTCACGGGCAATCGCTATGGCTCGCTGCGGACTGACGGCTTTGGCATACTGTCCGCCCGGCTCATAGGGAAGTGTCCAATCATAGCCATATAAGTTTTGTCCGAGCATGATTTTGTTGGCGGGCATCTCTGTTAAGGCATATTCCACGACATCTCTTACGTTCGGTAATGGAGAAACAGCTAAGGGTGGTCCGCCGCTATAGCCCCATTCATAGGTCATCAACACGACAAAATCAACAATCTCCCCATGGGCTGCATAATCATGTGCTTCGTACCATTGTCCTTGCTGGGTTGCGCTCGTTTTTGGTGCCACTGCTGTCGATACACGCAGTCCCTCAGGTCGAAGTCTGGCGACGGCACGCCTTAGGAAATTGTTATAGTCTTCCCGATTTTCCGCTGGCAGAAATTCGATATCGAAGTGCACCTCTCCAAAACCGACTTCATTGGCGGTATTGATAATGTTTGTAAATAAGCGATCCTGAACAGCAGTATTGGTGACAATACGAGTTCCTAATTCAGCACTGAATGCGCCGCTTTCGAGCGTGGAAACAGCAAGACTTAATGTTGTGTTGTTTTCGCGTGCAATTGTTGGAAATTCATTTAATGGCGGAGCGGTTAAATTTCCTTGCCGATTTACTCTGTAACTGAATGGCATCAGATAGGTAAGGTATGGTGCACGCTGTCTTGCTGCCGTCTCCAAAGTTTGGGATACAGTATTTCCGGTTGGCTCGATATAGGCATTTGATTCAATCTGCCTTTTCGACTTTGCTGGGAGGTATAGACGCTGTCCCGGCTGCAGGACAGCTGATGCTGAAATGTTATTGATTCGTGCGAGCTCTGCAACGGATAAGTTATTTCTTCTGGCAATGGTGTAAAGACTGTCACCAGCCTGGACATAATAGAATGAGCCAATGATTGGAATCACCAGCGCCTGTCCGACGACAAGGTCATTTGGTGCTGCCAGTTCGTTTGCGGTAATCAATTCCTGACTTGTCGTACCGTAGCGGCTTGCAATGCTATTCAGTGAATCCCCAGTCTGTACTACATATATTTGCAAAACGACTCCTCCTTTATTAAGCCTCTGTAGAAAAGCTATGCTCGGAGGAGCCGTTCTATGTCAAATTGGATCTGTATTGGCACTGAGAGTCGTTTCAATGACACGCAATGCGTCTTCATTTTGTTCTTTTGTATTGGATGCAACACAGTTTCTTGGCACATCCAGTTTAAATTCCCGCATATGGGCATCATTTGCGGAGAATATAACACAAATATTACCCGCAACACCTGCTAGAATAACTCGATCGCATTCCAAATCCTTTAATAAGGATGGTAGTGATGTCTGGAAGAAAGCAGAATGCTTCGGTTTCAAAAGAAAATAATCATCTTCGTGCGGCATCATACTATCGATGATTTCCTTGTTATTTTCATTCCGGCAATAGTCAGCTATTTTTTTGAAGTTATCCTGCCAGATTCCGTAATGGTCATTCACAAAGATGACTGGCCAATCATTTTCTTTTGCTTTTTTGCGCAGCTTCTCCCAGTTAGGAAGTATTTCCTTTGTATTCTCCAGCAGGTTTTCGCCGCCGGGAAAATCAAATGTGTTGAATACATCTATAAATAAAACGGCTTTTTTGTCACTCATGATAATTCTCCTTTACTTCGTAGTAGGAAGCTTCTTATACTTATACATTATCAACTTTACGTAATTTGAAACCTTTGGATAGAAATGTGGGAGATAGATATGACGAACGATGCTTACTGGATGGAGCAAGCGATTAAGGAAGCAAAGCGAGCGGAGCATCTTGGAGAAGTTCCGATTGGAGCTATTATCGTGAAGGATGGAGAGATCATCGCTTCCGGCTTCAATCTTAGAGAAACAACCCAGCAGGCACACTCACATGCAGAGATGCATGCAATCCAAGCGGCCAATGAAAAGGTAGGCAGCTGGCGATTGGAGGATTGTGATTTGTACGTGACCCTTGAGCCTTGCCCAATGTGTGCAGGTGCCATCATCCAATCAAGGATCCGACGTGTCGTATTTGGTGCTTATGATCCGAAGGCTGGCTGTGCAGGCACTTTATATAATTTACTGGAAGATGATCGGTTCAATCATCAGACAGAAGTGACAGGCGGCGTGCTGCAAAAGGAATGCGGCGGACTGCTGACCTCATTTTTCCGGGAACTCCGGAAGAAAAAAGCAGCGAAAAACAGCCGGGATTGATTTTTTTCTGCAAACAAGCTATACTATGAAGTGCGCTATCGAAGCGCCTAACATTATTCACAACTTAGCCGTGCTAAGCGGGGAGGTAGCGGTGCCCTGTACTCGCAATCCGCTATAGCGAGGCCGAATTCCCGCCCGAGGTAATGCGGCTTTAAGGTCTGCCATAAGGAATTGGTGTTGACACCCGGGTCCTGCGCAACAGGAACCCGTGAACCCTGTCAGGTCCGGAAGGAAGCAGCAGTAAGCGGTCTTTCTTGTGTGCCGCGGGGAAGCCTGGGTCGAGCCATGAACTTATGTAACGCTTAGATCCGTATTATCGACGGTGGGTGCACGGCGCTTAATTAATAAACAATCAGAGTCCTTGCCATTTGGTAAGGGCTCTTTTTATACATGTAGTATCAGTAACCTAATTCCGTTATAATGAGGGAAGAATGAAAAAAGGAGCGCGGCGCAATGAGTTATCAAGCGTTATACCGTGTCTGGAGGCCAAGGACATTTGCTGATGTAGTAGGCCAGGAGCCGATTATCCGTACATTGAAAAATGCCATCATGCAGGATAAGTTCTCGCATGCCTACTTGTTTTCCGGTCCGCGTGGTACAGGGAAGACAAGTGCGGCGAAGATTTTTGCAAAGACAATCAACTGTGAGCATGCACCAGTAGAGGAAGCATGCAACGAGTGTGCGGCTTGCAGAGGAATCCAAGATGGTTCAATTGCAGATGTTATAGAAATCGATGCAGCGTCCAATAACGGTGTTGAACAAATCCGGGACATCCGGGACAAAGTGAAATATGCTCCTAGCGCGGTTAAATATAAAGTGTATATCATCGATGAAGTTCATATGCTCTCGATTGGAGCATTTAATGCACTTCTCAAGACATTGGAAGAGCCACCCAAACATGTGGTCTTCATCTTAGCGACAACAGAACCGCATAAGATTCCGCTGACGATCATTTCCCGCTGTCAGCGATTCGATTTCAAACGTATCAACCAGCAGGCAATGGTAAACAGGATGCAGGAGATACTGGAGAAAGAACAGATTACAGTATCTGACGATGCAGTCGAGTCAGTTGCGCTAGCTGCAGAAGGCGGTATGCGGGATGCACTCAGCTTGCTCGACCAGGCTATTTCCTATAGTGAAGATGTTGTGGAGCTTGCGGATGTGCTTGCTGTTACCGGTGCCGTTTCACAGGATAGACTTACAGAGGTAATCCGCGCTTGTGCCAGACAAGATGTACAAGCAGCACTTGAACAAGTGGATCTGCTGATACAGGATGGAAAGGATCCAGGGCGTTTCGTTTTTGATCTTATCTATTACTTACGGGATTTGCTTATGTTCCAAAGTGCACCTGGCATGGAGAACATCCTTGAACGCGTACTGGTAGACGATAGTTTCAAACAACTGGCAGAGGAAGTGGATGCTTCTTGGATCCAAGCGGCGATTGTAGAACTTAATCGCTGCCAGCAGGAGATCAAATGGGCAAACAGTCCGAAGGTATTTGTTGAAATAGCGATTTTGCACATTGCGGATAAAAGTGCTCCGACAGCGAGTGTGGAAGCCGAAGCCGTGCAGCAGCTGACGCGCAAGATTTCTCAGCTGGAACAGGAATTGAAACAACTGAAATTGCAGCCGCAATCAGCTACAGCTCCTGCCGAACAGCCGAAGCGTCCGGTAAGAACAGGCAGCAAGAATAGCTATCGTGTTCCGTTTGAACGCATACGCCAAGTATTATCAGAAGCAACAAAGGATGAACTGAAGCTGGTTGCTGAGCACTGGGCAAGCTTTATGGATGCCCTTAAGCGGCAGAGCGCCCCTGCGCATGCGACGATTTTGAATAGTAAGCCAAGAGCAGCCTCCCAGAATGCACTTATAATCGGTTTCAAATATGAGATTCACTGTTCACTTGCCTTGGAACATAAAGACACGATAGAATCATTACTAGCAGAACGGATCGGACACCAAGTTACGGTCATACCGATTCCGGAGGCGAATTGGACAGAACTGCGTGAAGACTTCCTGAAGAATCAGAAGCAGGATGATTCTTCAGGGGATGGAAAGCAAGAGGAAGACCCAATTATCGCAGAGGCCAGGAAGCTGGTCGGAGATGATTTACTCGAAATAAAAGACTAATAACCAATTCAAGGAGGGATTTTTCCATGCGTGGTGGTGGGAATATGAACAATATGATGAAACAGATGCAGAAAATGCAGAAGAAAATGATGCAGGCTCAGGAAGAGCTTTTCGAAATGACTTTCGAAGCAACTGCAGGTGGCGGTGCTGTAAAGGTTGTCGCCAATGGTAAAAAGGAAATCACTGATGTAGTCATCCAGGAAGAGGTAGTAGATCCGGATGATGTGGAAATGCTCCAAGATCTTATCATTTCTGCAACAAATGAAGTATTGAAGCAAGTCGACGAAAAATCCAACCAAACAATGGGACAGTTCACGAAAGGGTTACCTGGAGGAATGTTCTAGGAGGCAACTAAATAGATGTATTATCCCGAACCGATTTCGAAGCTGATAGACAGCTTTACTAAATTGCCTGGAATCGGACCAAAGACTGCCGTGCGTCTTGCCTTTCATGTACTTAGCATGAAGGAAGATGACGTCATGGATTTTGCGAAGGCATTAATCAATGCCAAACGTGAATTGACCCACTGCAGCATCTGCGGTCATATCACCGATCAGGATCCTTGTAGTATTTGTCAGGATGAAGCAAGAGATAGTTCTCTTATTTGTGTCGTGCAAGATCCGAAAGATGTCATCGCTATGGAGAAGATGCGTGAATTTAATGGGAAATACCATGTATTGCATGGAGCTATTTCTCCGATGGATGGTATCGGACCTGAAGATATCAATGTTCCATCTCTATTGAACCGCCTGAAGGATGAAGAAGTGAAGGAATTGATCCTAGCTACCAATCCGAACATAGAAGGCGAAGCAACAGCGATGTATATATCCAAACTAGTCAAACCATCTGGTATACGAACAACAAGGATTGCACATGGCCTGCCAATGGGTGGAGATCTGGAGTATGCGGATGAAGTCACCCTTTCCAAAGCGATGGAAGGCAGAAGAGAACTGTAAAGCAGGTGAGATTAATGGCTGGCAGAAGATTGAAGAGATCTGACGTGGACAAAGAGTTGTTAGCTGATATATTCAAAATGAAAAATGATTGGGTGAGCATCCAATCTATAATAGAGAGAAGTGTCGATGCAAGTGAAATGGGGCAGTACGATTTACAGGTGGCGCAAGCCAAGTATCTGTTCATGCTTCGTGAAGCAAGACACCGAAACCTAAGCGCATTGCGTACTTAACGCAATGCGTGTTCTTTTTTCTTGTCCCTGCTCATAGTGTAGAAAGCAGGACAAGTTAAAGGAGAGATGAAATATGTCATATGCAATAATCGGTATACTGTTAGCTGCAGTATTAGTATTACTCATTTCAGGTACGTCAGGAAAGCTGTTTAGTCTAATGCTAAAAGGTTCAGTCAGGCTCATTATTGGTGTCTTTCTATTATTTCTATTTAATGTAGTAGGAG
Coding sequences within it:
- the acsA gene encoding acetate--CoA ligase; translation: MKMLAPLSGKHNVTDFEALRQSFEWSQMEQDFSWYHTGKLNAAYEAVDRHAENPAKADQLALIYQDGETEEKWTFTQLKERSNKAANMLKSFGAAKGDRVFLFMPRCPDFYASFFGILKIGAVAGPLFEAFMEQAVEDRLKDSGASILITTAELLPRVNRDNLPELKEVIVLNCETDGLHDYTELMDQASTEFEPVWLDKEDGMLLHYTSGSTGKPKGVYHAHRAMVQHYATGKWILDLQEDDVYWCTADPGWVTGTSYGIFGPWLNGATNVIAGGRFTPEAWYKVIEKHKVTVWYTAPTALRKLAAAGDEVAHSYDLSSLRHVLSVGEPLNPEIIYWAEEVYGKRIHDTWWMTETGAMLIVNHPTLPIKPGAMGKPIPGVEAAIVDDAGNVLPPHTSGNLAVKAGWPSMMKTIWGNQEKFDSYFINGWYVSGDSAKMDEEGYFWFEGRLDDVINTSGKLVGPFEVESKLIEHYAVTEAAVIGKPDEERGEIIKAFITLDKGHKDSMELREEIRQFIKKGLSAHAAPREIEIVTSIPKTRSGKIMRRLLRAKELGLPLGDTSTLEE
- a CDS encoding type 1 glutamine amidotransferase domain-containing protein: MAKIATVITDTFEDVEYTDPAKAFKEAGHEVTTIEFESGKSVTGKQGEATVSIDKGIDDVNPSDFDALFIPGGNSPDNLRADDRFVNFAKHFMDEKKPVFAICHGPQLLITAKTLEGRKATGYKSIQVDMEYAGATVEDKEVVVCQNQLVTSRQPDDIPAFIEESLKLLK
- a CDS encoding DUF3891 family protein, giving the protein MIVRHNDEGKTVLIAQHAHAAISGEIARHWRKDDSDSPVQRPETIMAIDQHDRAWIPLDEVPKRKPDGEGFYSFIDYPLTDKLRAYQQGIMEVREQSRYAAILCSRHYCSFFSNHTEDEQIKAFLDREHGLQQADIQTLTSAESATLDIDQKMLSFCDDVSLYLCMNQPGVSKQNEVKWFRDGFGEKFSFADKVIGEWVSSVEVKLTPSPLESPVRVAIPQVVVDGDEFREEKLWVTVT
- a CDS encoding glycoside hydrolase family 18 protein yields the protein MQIYVVQTGDSLNSIASRYGTTSQELITANELAAPNDLVVGQALVIPIIGSFYYVQAGDSLYTIARRNNLSVAELARINNISASAVLQPGQRLYLPAKSKRQIESNAYIEPTGNTVSQTLETAARQRAPYLTYLMPFSYRVNRQGNLTAPPLNEFPTIARENNTTLSLAVSTLESGAFSAELGTRIVTNTAVQDRLFTNIINTANEVGFGEVHFDIEFLPAENREDYNNFLRRAVARLRPEGLRVSTAVAPKTSATQQGQWYEAHDYAAHGEIVDFVVLMTYEWGYSGGPPLAVSPLPNVRDVVEYALTEMPANKIMLGQNLYGYDWTLPYEPGGQYAKAVSPQRAIAIARENNASIQYDTTAQAPFFRYTAAGAQHEVWFEDARSIQAKFNLIKELNLRGISYWKLGLSFPQNWLLLTDNFTIRKL
- a CDS encoding isochorismatase family cysteine hydrolase, with the protein product MSDKKAVLFIDVFNTFDFPGGENLLENTKEILPNWEKLRKKAKENDWPVIFVNDHYGIWQDNFKKIADYCRNENNKEIIDSMMPHEDDYFLLKPKHSAFFQTSLPSLLKDLECDRVILAGVAGNICVIFSANDAHMREFKLDVPRNCVASNTKEQNEDALRVIETTLSANTDPI
- the tadA gene encoding tRNA adenosine(34) deaminase TadA, giving the protein MTNDAYWMEQAIKEAKRAEHLGEVPIGAIIVKDGEIIASGFNLRETTQQAHSHAEMHAIQAANEKVGSWRLEDCDLYVTLEPCPMCAGAIIQSRIRRVVFGAYDPKAGCAGTLYNLLEDDRFNHQTEVTGGVLQKECGGLLTSFFRELRKKKAAKNSRD
- the dnaX gene encoding DNA polymerase III subunit gamma/tau, with protein sequence MSYQALYRVWRPRTFADVVGQEPIIRTLKNAIMQDKFSHAYLFSGPRGTGKTSAAKIFAKTINCEHAPVEEACNECAACRGIQDGSIADVIEIDAASNNGVEQIRDIRDKVKYAPSAVKYKVYIIDEVHMLSIGAFNALLKTLEEPPKHVVFILATTEPHKIPLTIISRCQRFDFKRINQQAMVNRMQEILEKEQITVSDDAVESVALAAEGGMRDALSLLDQAISYSEDVVELADVLAVTGAVSQDRLTEVIRACARQDVQAALEQVDLLIQDGKDPGRFVFDLIYYLRDLLMFQSAPGMENILERVLVDDSFKQLAEEVDASWIQAAIVELNRCQQEIKWANSPKVFVEIAILHIADKSAPTASVEAEAVQQLTRKISQLEQELKQLKLQPQSATAPAEQPKRPVRTGSKNSYRVPFERIRQVLSEATKDELKLVAEHWASFMDALKRQSAPAHATILNSKPRAASQNALIIGFKYEIHCSLALEHKDTIESLLAERIGHQVTVIPIPEANWTELREDFLKNQKQDDSSGDGKQEEDPIIAEARKLVGDDLLEIKD
- a CDS encoding YbaB/EbfC family nucleoid-associated protein is translated as MRGGGNMNNMMKQMQKMQKKMMQAQEELFEMTFEATAGGGAVKVVANGKKEITDVVIQEEVVDPDDVEMLQDLIISATNEVLKQVDEKSNQTMGQFTKGLPGGMF
- the recR gene encoding recombination mediator RecR, which gives rise to MYYPEPISKLIDSFTKLPGIGPKTAVRLAFHVLSMKEDDVMDFAKALINAKRELTHCSICGHITDQDPCSICQDEARDSSLICVVQDPKDVIAMEKMREFNGKYHVLHGAISPMDGIGPEDINVPSLLNRLKDEEVKELILATNPNIEGEATAMYISKLVKPSGIRTTRIAHGLPMGGDLEYADEVTLSKAMEGRREL
- a CDS encoding YaaL family protein, whose protein sequence is MAGRRLKRSDVDKELLADIFKMKNDWVSIQSIIERSVDASEMGQYDLQVAQAKYLFMLREARHRNLSALRT
- a CDS encoding pro-sigmaK processing inhibitor BofA family protein gives rise to the protein MSYAIIGILLAAVLVLLISGTSGKLFSLMLKGSVRLIIGVFLLFLFNVVGALVGLHIPINAATTVLVGLLGIPGIASLAAIQYFLL